The genomic region TTATTACTGGGCTATTTGGGTGGCTGATTTCCTCTCTTTCCCAGCTGTACATAAGTTTCTTTTTATGCCAAGAGCATGACTTGCACACCCAGATAAGATATGAGACCCGTGAGTCTGATGATCTGAGCTGCTGCAGTAAGGAAATAGCATGTAGCCCTATTAAAATACTTGCTTTCTGGCTGCTGCACTGTATTCCAAGTGGACTAAAAAGTTGGCTGCGCGGTTAAGGGTGTGTGGAGGGGCACCTTGGTAAGCAACGTAGTCAGACATTTGAGCTGAGAGGGCCATAAACACTCCATCTGCAAACACGGGGCTCCAAATCCCTTGCAACCTGGACGAGTTTCGTTTCTTTCCTCACAACTGCTTGTTGTCAAACATGCCGTCGTCACCTAATGCGCAAACAGTTCGTTATAGCCTCCCAGTCCCGTCCCTCCCCCCTTTTGTTGTGTGTggtttcccagcagcagcaagagaCGGCTCGGTTTCCCTGTAGTGGTTGCTCTGCAGAAGAACCTGCTGCCGCTGCTGGCTACAAAAGCTGCCCCCATCGCTAACGTGACAGCGGGGCGTGCGGTTTGCGGCTCCAGTTCAAAGCCCGGGCGATAGCTGGAGGGCGGGCGGCTAACACACACCCGATCGCTTTcggttctccccctcccctcccctccccccgccgccgccgtaTCGGGTTTCCCTTTCCCCGCCCGTGCCGcggagggggcggagaggagcggcggGTCCTTGGCGCGGGCTCGGTTTCGTTTCTCCGGGTGGCTGCGGCGCGATGCTACATCCCAGCCGGCTGGCCCGGCTCACGCTGCTGCCCCGCTCGCTCTCCGCCATGGCGGCGCCTCCCGCGGGCGCCTCCGGACAGGCCGGACCGTGCTTCGCCGTGGAAGGGCCCGGCTCGGACCTGGTCTGCTTCACCCTCAGCGCCAGCGGCAGCGGCCGccccgagccccgctgctttgTGCCCGCTCCGGGCAGGTGCTATTCCCTCTGCGTCCCCGCCGCCCCCAGCGTCCCGGCGGCCAGGCTGCACCGGCGCTTGCAGcagaggctgaggcaggggccgtTCGGGAGGTGCCGGGTCCTGGGGCTCCTGTGCTACGGGGCGCAGGCTGCGCTGGAGAAGGGCTTCCTCCTCCAGGACCCGCAGGGGGGCCCGGAGACCGAGCGcgccctggaggagctgctgcgGGGCCTGGGcgagctgccgccgccgccgctgggCGTGTACGAGGCGGGCGAGCGGGGCGAGCTGTGGCAGTGCCTGTGGGCCCTGCGAGGGGCGGGCGGCAGAGAGCTGCTCCGCAGAGCCCGCGTGGTGGCCGCCGAGGAGCCGCCGCTGCACCCCGCAGTGCCCGGCCTCAGCCACGCCGCCGTGTTCCACTCCCTGGAGGCCGCCCGCAGCGTGGTGGAGCAGGTGAGATCCCGGCCAGGGGCCGTTCAGAGGGAAATGAAGCTCAGCCTGATTGCACCTACTCAGCTCCCCAGGGGCTCTGCGCCTGCCGCCTTCTCGCagtgcaaacccccccccccaccaccagctTCGAATTGACATTGGCctaaggctacgtcttcactacccgccgtatctgCTGGTAacaatcgatttatcggggatcgatatatatcgcgtctcatctagacgcgatatatatcgatccccgaacgcgctcctgtcgactccggaactccaccaacccgaacggtggTAGCGGCGtggacatggggagccgcggacgttgatcctgcgccgtgaggacggtaggtaattcgatctaagatacttcgacttcagctacgttattcacgtagctgaagttgcatatcttagatcgattcccccccgtagtgtagaccagccctaagtgagGGGGATCAGATCCATGATCTATTTTCCCTGCTTAACCCTTGGGCCTCCTTAGCAATTGGAGTCTCCATCTGGGACACTGCATCCTACCTTCCCCAGGGTTTTATTTTTGTGTAGAAGTGATGGGGCTTGAATCTGAACTCACAGCCCAGAGTCGTTCTACTGACTTAAGTGGACATTACTTCTGAATGACACCAGCTTACATGAAATCAGGCACAGGCCGGAAGGCTGTTGGATCATAATACCTAGCACTTTTcctcaatagatctcaaagtgctttacaaatgaggTATACGTgactatcctcattttacagaaggggaaaccgaggcacagaacagtaaagtgacatgcccaaggtcaccaagcaggcTTATGGcaaagccaggtctcctgagtcccagtacaGTGCCCTATCCAATAAGCAAAACTTCCTCTTTTAAGTACTTGAGTGTAATAAGTTACATGTACATAAACAGATTACTTTTAGTAAATGATTAATGAAGTCCTATCTAAAATGCTACCTCCTTGCGTTCAGATAATTTTTCAGAATAACTTTAGCAGCCCTTACACCTGAGGAGTTTactccacccagggccggctctagaccccagcgcggcaagcacgtgcgtggggcggccctttcccgggggggcggcaggctgggccggcggacctgccgcagtcatgcctgcgggaggtccaccggagccccgggatgaccggacctgccgcaggcatgactgtggagggggcgctcgtcccacggctcggctggacctcccgcaggcatgactgcggcagctcaagtggagccgccggacctgcgaaccgtccgcagatgtgggaggtccagccgagctgcgcgaccagcggaccctccacagtcatgcccgcgggaggtccgctgctcccgcggctccggggcgcctcccgcgcatgactgcttggggcggccaaaaaggtagagccgcccctgactccacCTTTCCTTACTGTCTTCttcttgcttgttttttttttttaatcataccTTATTTTCAAGAAGAAATAGAGCAGAATCACCACATCTGGGCCAAAAATTGGGATTGTTCAAATCAAAGACTTTGATTCTTGTGTCTGTCTTAAAATTGTATTGTGCTTCTGTATTAAACTGCACCCTTTCCAGTTAAATATGGTCTTTTGAAAAATACCTGTGTACCAGATTGCTTGTTGAGTAATCAGTGTTACATTAATTACAGTGCACATCGTTCATCCCTGAAGCCGCAGCTGTCCTTGATCTAGTGGATAAatgccccaagcattcaaaaaaggGAGAATTTCCTGTCATAGTTATTGAAGGATTAGATGCAACAGGTAGGTGCATAATGTGAATATAGAATCACAACTGAATAATTGTTAAAATAATGTCTGATGTGACTTCTGTGCATGCTTAAGGCTCATGAGATGTTAAAAAATAAGACTTCAGAAGTGCTTGCCAGAGTCCAGAAGAGCAAGTCAGAAAGATTAAAATTCTCCTCCCAGATTTGCATCTCAACTCCAAAGCAATTTTTCACTTCAGATGCAAATTTCCTACTAATGTCATTGGAGGAGTACTCATGTAGGCAAAGTCGAATATTGGAGAAGAGGAGAATCAAGGTACTTTTGAGCAATCATTAATTGCTTTTCCCAGAACAGCACTGTATATgcctcttagggtgaccagacggcaattgtgaaaaatcgggacgggggcggggggtaataggagcctatataagaaaaagacccaaaaatcgggactgtccctataaaatcgggacatctggtcaccctaatgcctCTGAAGAGCTATGCCTTCTGTATTTTCAGTTGTAGGGAACCACCCAAAATGGGGAGCAAAATTCATCGTggtgtcactccactgaagtgaaCAGAATGATACCAGGAATTAATTCGGCAACATCTGTGTATCCTGCCATGTTAATAAAGTTATTGAAACTGAAATGTAGAGAAGTTACCATATGCGTAGATGGCCTAAAGGGCAATAGAGTCAGGCTAGGCAAAAGGAGAAAATGACTCTTTGACTAGGTATTACATTTCCAAAGCAGGGGTGTTCTAAATGGGGTTTttataatataaacaaacaaacacaccttAGACAAGTCCCATACCAGCTCAATCTCATTGGCGCACAACATACAACAACCCTCCTGGGATCACTTCTTGTGTCACTGCTGTATTCCCTTTGATCTCTTCAGCAGAGCTCCAAATCCTTAAAGAGACAGGGTGCAGGTAAAGAGAACCCCTCCAGCAAATATAACTCTGATATACTCTTATGGGTACTACATAGAAACTGTGATAAGACCTCGAATAGTCAGATAGAAGCGTACTGTGACATAGTCAAAACCCTATCCTGTAACAACACAGTCAAGATTCGTAGTAAGATACTAGATAAATATATCAAAATGTGTTTTCCAGCTTAAAGgataagaacttttttttttgcatttttagaAATGAAAGCTAATTGTTATGATGTGCCATGCTATGTCTAaagattttttatttgtttttatttgtatgttAACTGCAGGCAAAACAACTGTAACCCAGTCGGTCAAGGACTCACTGAATGCACTTCTCTTAAGGTCACCACCAGCTTGTATCAGCCAGTGGAGGAAGACTTTTGATGATGAACCAACACTCATCAGGAGGGCATTTTATGCTCTGGGCAACTACGTTGTTGCTTCAGAAATAGCAAAAGCATCCACCGAGTCACCTGTAGTTGTAGACAGgtttgtaaaaaaatattttcctgttgTTTGAATGTGACCATCCAGTCTTTCAGTGTGACAAGCAAAGCTACTTGAGTTATCTTTCTTGTCTTTAGCATTACTTTGGTGATAGCCTGGAAAATATTTATGTATTTCTACTTAATTCTGGTTGGTGGTTTAAGTGCATATGAAAAAGGCAGCTTGATAGTATTGTCTTAAACCACACATATTATGATATTCGTAGGCCATCAGATTCACCAACATTCTGAGGCTAGTTCATGATAGCATGCTCGAAAAAGTCTGCTTAGATGGTGTTCTGGCTGACCCATTTCCTATCACTAAAGATGTTAAAAACAGAGCTGTGTAAATGGTCCACTCTTGTATAATTTCTTGTATGCAGTAATGCTCAGTGATGCTATAGGAGACCTGAATGCTGGTATTGGGATACATTTCCGATCCTCTGGAAAATTATTTAATCTGAGCGGGCTTGCGCTGTGAAGGTCTTTGAGGCAATTGTTCATGAGCCGCTGTGTGCCGGTGACTGTGTTCTAGAGGCACATACTTTAGAAGAGATACAGTTTATTATGGACAGATTTGCAGTTTTTGCAGAAAGGTACAGGCTGACAATCTGAAAAAGACAGAGGTCATGTATCAACCTGTGCCAGGGAAACCCTATGTGAAACAAACAGTCACCATCAGCAACACAGCAAAATGCTGTTACAGACTTCTGCTGTCTTGGCAATACATTGTGAAATGATGTTACTACAGATAAGGAGCTGACAAGTCATGTCAACAAAGCTAGTTAATCATTTGACAGATTTTCAGGCAGAGTCTGGCAGCAACATATTAAGCTTCAAACCAAGTTAAGTCTAAAAAGCAGTTGTGCTGTCCAGCTTGTACCAGTGTGAACCCTTGACCTGCTACATCATATTAAGCTTCTAGAAGAGTTCCATTTATGACATCTGCATGACATATTCTGCATCAAATGGCATGATAAAGTTACCAGTAATGAAGTTCTGTAATGTAGTCACTCCACAGGGATTGAAGCCATGCTTATCTCATCACAGTTATGGTCACATATTGAGGATGGGTGACACTAGAATGTCAAAACAGTTGCAGTTAGCTGAACTGAAAGTAAGCAACTGAGTATAAGGCGGCCAGAAGAAACACTTCAAGGACACACTGTGAATGCATTTCTCACCAGATTGTATAAGCCAGTGGAGGAAGCATAACTTGAAACAGTGCAGCATTGACATTGACAGCTGTGAGTCATCAGCAACAGATGGATCACGCTGGTGAGCAATAGTAAACCATGAGGTTCCTAGTTCAAGATTAACCGCCGTATGGATCTTGAGGCACAGCGGCTGAGTTGTAAACAGTGGTGGACTCAGCAGGCACAGATTGTAATCTCTTCCTCAGCATTGAGCTACCTATGCACGTCATGCGGAAAGGACTGCCACTCGCGCATCAGCCTTTTTAGCCACAGTAATACCGTCATCAGCATCAACTTGAGTCACGAAGCACAACAACCAGATTATTATAGCAGCTGAATGTCTCAAAAAATGATGCTGTAGCTACCAAAGCAGTTCCATTACTGTGTGTGATGCTGCTGTGTTGCGAATGGCTAAAAGTCCAGGTCTCGAACAGCCAGGCGTAGTGCAGGCAACTACTGTGCAAGATTCCTTAATACACTACTGCCTATTTGTAACAAACCAAAAGAGAGTGCAGACTGCCAATTGCAGCTGGCTGTAAGGATGTTTTAGATGAGTGTAAATTGAAGATacaaaggttgcggatctcttgaAACacctagatagatttatgtgtggGTCttgggaggagccagtggttatggtacatgtaggtaccaatgacataggaaaAGGCAGAGGAGAGGTTTTGGAGGCCAAATTTGTTTCCAGGTAAGAGATGAAATTCCAGGACCATCatagtagcattctctgaaattctTTCAGTTCCACACACATCGCCAGTTAGACTGACAGAACTGCAGGGTCCCAATTCATGGATGATTTGATGGTGTTTGGAGGAGGTATTTAGGTTTATTACGATCCAGTGATCCCTTGGGAAAAGGAGGACCATATACTCAAAGAATGGGCTCCACCTGAACTAAAACAGagccagattgctggcatgtaaaattaaaaaggttgcaggtgaatttttaaactaagggctgggagaaagccgactggtgcagaggagcacacGGTTTGGACAGACACATACCTTAGGGGAGAATTTGTTACAGGTAAAAAGGAGAGGATAGAAGAGGATAAGTATAGGtaagaactgaagagaaacagtgaaacaaaaaagagtcccattcagttacatTACATGAAGTTAGAGATTGAACATTTTTATAAGTActtattaaatgaggatattaatataataggcatcacagaaacaatcaatgggacacagtaataccaggatacaatatatatataggaatgacagagtaggttgtgctggtgggggagaggcactatatgtgaaagaaagcatagagtcaaatatagtaagaATCTTAAGTGAATCAAACAGTACCACTGAATCTCCATGAATATAAATTCTgtacttgaataataagagtaaaCAATAGGAATATAGTACCAATCACCTGATCACGATGGTGATGATAATTGAGAAATGCTCAGAGAAATGAGAGGATACAAAACTAGAAAACCCAATACTAATGGGGGATTTCGACTAGCCCCACATTGACTGGGAATATGTCACCTCAGAACAGGATGCAGAGAttaaatttctagacaccattgaTGAATTCTGCTTGggacagctagtcctggaacccgcAAGGGGAGAGGGAATTCGTAATTTAGTCCTTTGTGGTGCACAGAATCTGgttcaagaggtgaatatagctgaaccacttggtaatagtgacaatAATGTCATTGGCATTTTCCCTCTACAAGGATATTAAATTCAATCACAGTAACGTTTCACTTTCaaaaaagggaactacacaaaaatgaggaagttaatttaatggaaattaaaaggaacagtcatgaGTAAAATGCCTGCAAACCGCCTGGAAACTTTTTAAGAATACTATAATATAGTTTAAGCCTCTGTGTCCCCCCTCAACCGCTgccccaaaaaaccaaaacagtaaGAGAGCCAGAAGCAACACCATGGCTATATAACAGAGTAAAAAAGGCAGGTACAGACAAAAAGACGTCCTTGAAAATCTGAAGTCAAATCGTACTGGGAAAGTAGGAGgaacaaactctggcaagtcaagtgtaaaagtataattaggcaagtgaaaaaataatttgaagagcaactagcaaaagacacaaaaactagcagcaattttttaaaagtacatcagaagtctGAAGCCGGCCAAACCATCAGAGGGATGACTGGACagttgaggtgctaaaggagaactcaaggaagacaagcccattgcagagaagctaaattaattctttgcattggttttcATTGTAGGGGATgtggggagattcccacacctgagccattctttttaggtgacatatctgaggaactgtcccagatgaGTTCTCAgcagaggttttggaacaaaattataaattaaacagtaataagtcaccaggaccagatggtattcacccaagagttctgaaggaactcaaatatgcaATTGTCAAACTACCAAAtgtgatatgtaacctatcacttaaatctgtCTCTATAACCAGATGACTTGAGGATAGGTGATTTaacatggattttttaaaaaggctccagaggcaatcctggcaattacaggtcgATAAGCCTAActtctgtaccaggcaaattggtaaactacagtaaagaacagaactatcagacacatagatgaacacgatatgatgtggaagagtcaacacaacttttataaagggaaatcatgccgcatcaatctactagaattctttcagGGTGTCAgcaaacatatggacaagggagatccagctGATACAGTGTGtgtggactttcaaaaagcctttgacaaggttcatcaccaaaagctcttaagcaaagaaaGGAGTTAGGGATGAGGGAAgatctctcatggatcagtaattagttaaaagatagaaaacaaaggttAAGAATAAAgttagttttcacagtggagataGGTAAATAGTGGGGGTCCTCCAAGGATCGGTAATAggatcagtgctgttcaatatgttcataaatgatctcaGAAAAGGGGTGAACTGatagtaaaatttgcagatgttacaaaattactcaagagagttaaatccaaagctgactgcgaagagttacaaagggatctcacgaaacagggaaagaaaatggcaaatgaaattcagtgttgataaatgcaaagtaatgcacactggaaaacataatcccaactatacatacaaaatgatggaggtataaattagctgttaccactcaataaAGAGACTTTGGAGTCATTATGggttgttctctgaaaacatctgctcagtgtgcagtggcagtcaaaaaaactaacttTAGGAACCATTAcgaaatggatagataataaggcagaaaatatgataatgccactatataaatccatggtatgcccacaccttgaatacatcTTGCAGTTCTAGGTGCCCCAtctgaaaatatatattaaaataggaaaaagtacagagtagggcagcaaaaatgaacagctttcatatgacgagagattaagaagactgggagtgttcatcttggaaaagaaatgactgagggggatatgaaagaggtctataaaatcatgaatgatgtatagaaagtgaataaggaggtGTTATTCACCTCttccctgattcttgtgttatgtggtgacccaatgaaattaataggcagcaggtttaaaacaaacataaggaaacactccttcacacaatgcacagtcaacctgtggaactcattggcagggattgttgtgaaggcaaaaagcataactgggttcaaacaagaattagatgagttcatggaggataggtccatctatggctattagccaagatggtcagggatgcaatctcatgctctgggtgtccctagacctctgactgctagaagctggatgacaggagatggatcacttgaaaacttgctctgttctgttcagtccctctgaagcatctggcaacagccactgtcagaagacatgattctagactagatggaccattggtctgatgcagtatggccattcttatgttcttatgaagtgACTGAATTTAAAACACACTTAGCCCTACAGAGGTGAAAAGATAGCAGTGTAAGTGGAGAGGAGTCCTCTAAATCCCCATATCTGTGCAATTTACTAGTTCATTAGCATAATCAAGAAATGTTATTTCCTCAATTCTTCTGTTAAAAATATGAGTACTCTTTTTGTTGGGATGGTGACAAATTGGTGTGGCCATCCTGAATGAATGGTGAGAACATGGCTTGACATGACTGAACTGCGAAAGAGGGTTCTGGGAGCAGAATCCTTCTCATACCATCAGGCAGATGCCAGAGGTGAAACTGACTGGCTCCATGCGGCATGTATGATCAATACTGATCCTTGAGTCCTTTCCATCTTTATGACTCACCCTAGATTAACATCGCCAAATTGAAGGAAAATAAAGTGAAATGATAACAGATTGGGATATGGAAATACAAACTAATCAAAGCACACTAGACCAAGTAGAACAATAAACTAGACTGATAATATCTGCAAAAGGTATGCTTGCTCAAAAGTATAAAATTGTTGAAAAAGCTGTAGAAAAACTAAGATCTCAGATGTGTGCTTGGTATGATGTTGTATGTCAAGTAACAGAAT from Mauremys mutica isolate MM-2020 ecotype Southern chromosome 3, ASM2049712v1, whole genome shotgun sequence harbors:
- the CMPK2 gene encoding UMP-CMP kinase 2, mitochondrial; this translates as MLHPSRLARLTLLPRSLSAMAAPPAGASGQAGPCFAVEGPGSDLVCFTLSASGSGRPEPRCFVPAPGRCYSLCVPAAPSVPAARLHRRLQQRLRQGPFGRCRVLGLLCYGAQAALEKGFLLQDPQGGPETERALEELLRGLGELPPPPLGVYEAGERGELWQCLWALRGAGGRELLRRARVVAAEEPPLHPAVPGLSHAAVFHSLEAARSVVEQCTSFIPEAAAVLDLVDKCPKHSKKGEFPVIVIEGLDATGKTTVTQSVKDSLNALLLRSPPACISQWRKTFDDEPTLIRRAFYALGNYVVASEIAKASTESPVVVDRYWHSTAAYAIATEISGKVQNLPPTHHEVYQWPEDLLKPDLVLLLTVSPEERIRRLQGRGLEKTEEETELEANSLFRQKVEESYKRMENPGCQEVDASPSREEVLRTVLHLIKKHCGSL